The nucleotide sequence AAACAGCGTTCCCAGGCCGGCCACCATGCCGGCCAGGGTCTTCCAGCACAGGGCCAGGGGCTTGACGGCCAGGGCGGCCCAGCCAAGGGAACCGGGCGCGGCCAGGGTCAGGACGGCATAGACGGCCAGGGCGAACAGGATATTGGCCAGGGGGCCGGCCAGGGAGAAGACCAGCCGTTTGCCCAGGGGCAGGGCCAGATAGGCCGCCTCGTCGCGAAGATCCGGCAGGACGTAGCCGCCAAAGGGGACGGCGCTGAGGCAATAGCGCACGCCGCCCACGGTGCGGCTAGCGAGAACCGGCCCGATGCCCAGGGAAAACCGGGCCACCGGGATGCCGACCAGCCGGGCGGCCAGGAAATGGCCGAGTTCATGAATAAAAACGAGCAGGCCCAACAACGCCGCGACAACGACATAGGTCATGGGAGGCCCCCGACGCGCTTGGCGTCAGATGAAATCCGGGTCGATGGCCGCCTTGCCGCCGGCCATGGCGATCTTGACGTAGCGCACCGAACGCTCGTCCACGGGCACGATGGGAAACCGGCCCCGGCAGGCGTCGCAGGCGATCATGGCCGGCTTGACCGGAGCCACCACCGGCACCTCGCGCCGGCAAAACGGGCAGGGATAGAGAAACACCAGCTCCACACCGACAGGCTTGGCCGGGGTCAGCGGTTTGCGCGATTCGCTGCTCATGCGCCCTCCCCGGCGATCAGACATTGTCCGGTCATGGCCTCGGGCACGGGCAGTCCAGCCAGATGCAAAATGGTCGGCGCGATGTCGCCGAGCTTGCCCGGCGAGAGCGTCACGCCCTTGCACGCCGGATCAACCAGAATGAGCCGCACGGGATTCAGCGTGTGGGCGGTCATGGGGCCGCCTGTGGGCGCGATCATTTCCTCGGCGTTGCCGTGGTCGGCGGTGACGAGCACCCGCCAGCCGGCGGCCGTGGTCGCCGCGATGATGCGGGCCACGCAGGCGTCCACCGTGCGCACGGCCGCCTTGGCCGCTTCCAGGATGCCGGTGTGCCCCACCATGTCGCAGTTGGCAAGGTTGACCACGGACAGGCTGTGGCCCTTGTCCATGGAGGCCAAAAAGGCGTCGGTGACGGCGGCGGCGCTCATCTCGGGCTTGAGGTCGTAGGTGGCCACGTCCCGGGGCGAAGGCACGAGCAGGCGCTCCTCGCCGGGGAAAGGCTCCTCGCGGCCGCAGTTGAAGAAATAGGTGACGTGGGCGTATTTCTCCGTTTCGGCCAGCCGCAGCTGGGTCAGCCCGGCCCGGGAATAGACCTCGCCCAGGACGTCGGTGACGGCCACCGGCGCAAAGGCCGCCGGCAGGCCGAACGAGCCGTCGTACTCGGTCATGGTGGCGTAGCCCGACAGCGCGGGCACCCGGCACCGGGGGAAGGCGTCGAAATCGGCAAAGGCCAGGGCCTTGGTGATTTCGCGCGCCCGGTCAGCCCGGAAATTGAAGAAAAACACGGCATCGCCGTC is from Solidesulfovibrio magneticus RS-1 and encodes:
- a CDS encoding site-2 protease family protein; protein product: MTYVVVAALLGLLVFIHELGHFLAARLVGIPVARFSLGIGPVLASRTVGGVRYCLSAVPFGGYVLPDLRDEAAYLALPLGKRLVFSLAGPLANILFALAVYAVLTLAAPGSLGWAALAVKPLALCWKTLAGMVAGLGTLFSRPDQLSGVVGIVAEGSRFAGGDLTRYGILAAHLSLSLAVFNLLPLPPLDGGKMVFDTLARLWSGLSRLYIPVAVGGWLALIGLMGYATVQDVWKYCL
- the gpmI gene encoding 2,3-bisphosphoglycerate-independent phosphoglycerate mutase encodes the protein MKPTPTLLLILDGWGIAPAGPGNAVTEAGTPALDRLLVDNPSTTLACSGRAVGLPSGFMGNSEVGHMNIGAGRVVYQDMTRIDMAVEDGSLAANPVLAELARASIAGGGRVHLMGLISDGGVHSHISHAKALAAAFAALGQRDIFFHALLDGRDTPPESGAGYVADLQACLDSLGAGRIASLIGRFYAMDRDNRWERVAQAYAALTEGIGEPFTDPVAAVKAAYAAGETDEFIKPRVLAGGEGVIRDGDAVFFFNFRADRAREITKALAFADFDAFPRCRVPALSGYATMTEYDGSFGLPAAFAPVAVTDVLGEVYSRAGLTQLRLAETEKYAHVTYFFNCGREEPFPGEERLLVPSPRDVATYDLKPEMSAAAVTDAFLASMDKGHSLSVVNLANCDMVGHTGILEAAKAAVRTVDACVARIIAATTAAGWRVLVTADHGNAEEMIAPTGGPMTAHTLNPVRLILVDPACKGVTLSPGKLGDIAPTILHLAGLPVPEAMTGQCLIAGEGA